The genomic DNA TCTGGCCGAACGGCGGCTCGAAGTAGTGCTTGGCGTCGAACTTCATGTAGGTCTTGTCCTTGTAGGTGACCGCGTTCCAGATGGGTTCGGCATCGGTCTTGGGGAAGATCTCGTTGTCGTGCTCGGCGTTGACCACCAATACCGGGACTTCGAGCTTGGCGATGTTGCGTTGCAGATCGGCATTCGATGAAAGCCCCGACCACGTCGAGAGCCACGCATGCGGCGTCACCACGCGCCCAAAACCGATGTACTGGTAGTTCATCAGGTCGGGCCGGTCGCTGAACAGCGACCCATAGGGACGGTCCGAGGGGTCGAGGTGCTTGTCCACGTAGTGGAGGTTGGCCTGCGTGCGGTAGATGGTCATCACCTGCTCGACTGCGGCGCGGCGCCCCAGCGCCTGGCGCGTCTTGAAGTCAGCGCCCGACTTCTTGGCGGCGTTGTACTGGGCGTCGAAGCGCACGGTGTCGTCGATCATTGCGTGGGCAATGGAATCCAGGCGACGCACGCGCGCGAGCTGGGCCTCGCGGTAGGTCTTGACGAACTCGGGCGAATACTCGCTCCAGCTTGGCGGCTCGGCAAAGCCGTTGTCGGGGTTGTACATGTCGAGCGCGGGATCGGTGAGCGTCGGGTCATACTCATTGGTGACCGAGGCATCGATGCACTCGTTGAGGATGCGGCCCTCGCCCTTGTGGCAGCTCACGGCGATGAAGCCGTCGGCGGGCACCATGTCGGCGCCGTTCAAAAAGGTCGTCGCGCCGCCGGGGGTCTTGGCGATGCGCTTGCCGCGGCCAAGCTGGGCTTGACTCTGGAAGAACGCAAAGAGCGAGCCGCCGCCCGAGTTGCCGAACAGCACGACCTTCTCGCAGCCCTTGCTCCGCAGATACTTCACGCCGGCGTTCACATCGAGGATCAGCTCTTCGTGAATGGCGGTGATGTCGTTATTGATGCAACGGGTATTGAGCCCCAGCGCCGCAAAGCCCGCGCGCAGGCTGGGCGGGATGCAGTAGTGGCGCGAGAAATCGGCCCGCGGGTGCATGACGAGCACGCCTACCTTGGGCTTGTCCACCCCGGCCGGGTGGTAATAGGTGCCGGAGATCTCGCGCATGTCGTCGGCCTTGAGCAGCGCGGGGCTCGCAACAGCGCCCTCGGGCAGCTCGCCCTTGAAGTTGAACGGCATTCCCAGCCAGTAGGTTTTCGAAATCAGCAACATGCCCATGGGGGTCTCTCCAGTCGTTTTCGGTGGTTCGTTCTGAAGACTGACGAGCGCGTCAGTCGGGTCCGGATGCTAGCAGATGGACGGGGGAAATCCAGCCGCCGTGGGCGGCTTTATTCGTTTGGAAGCGGCTAAGCCCGGCCCTTTACATCCAGCAGGTCGCGCAGGCCGTCTCCCAGAAAGTTGAAGGCAAGGATGGTCGCAAAGAGCGCGGCGCCGGGAAAGAACGCCACGTGGGGAGCGACGAGCAGGAAGTCGGTGCCGCCATCGAGCATGGCACCCCAGCTCGGAACCCCCTGCACGCCAAGGCCCAGGAAGGCCAGCGAGCTCTCCGAGAGAATTGCGGCGGCAAGGCCGAAGGTGCACTGCACGGCGAGCGGCCCGAGCAGGTTGGGATAGATGTGCCGAATCAGGATTTGCAGGTCGGGTACCCCCACGGCGCGCGCGGCCTGCACGAATTCCTCCTCGCGAATCTGGAGGACCTGCCCGCGTACAAGGCGCGCGTATCCAACCCAGCCGAGCACCGAGAGCGCGAAGACCACGTTGAGGTATCCGGGGCCCAGCCCATAGGCCAGCGCAATGGCCAGCAGGATGCCGGGGAAGGCTTGCAGCACGTCAATGACGCGCATGAGCGCGCTGTCCCACAGGCCGCCGCGATAGCCGCACAGACCGCCCAGCAGCGTGCCGACGAGCGAGCTCACGAACACGACTGCAAGGCCGATGGAAAGAGACACGCGAGATCCCATGGCAAGGCGCGCCCACAGGTCGCGGCCGAGCTCGTCCTGGCCCAGCAAATGCGCCGCGCCGGGACCGGCAAGCTCACCGGCAAGGTCGGGCATCGTCGGGTCGTACGAAGAGAGCCAGGGCGCGGCAAGCGCAATGAGCGCGAGCACGCCGACAATCACCGCGCCGATCCACAGCGAGGCGCGTCCCCTTCCGGTACTGCCGCGCGCCATTACTGCCCCTCCAGTCGGATGCGCGGGTCGAGCACTCCATAGAGCAGGTCGGTGATCAGGTTCACGCCGACGTAGATAAGCGAGATACTCAGCACGCAGCCCTGCACCACCGGGTAGTCGCGCTGGGAAATGCCCTGCAGCAGCAGGGATCCGAGGCCCGGCCACGAGAAGATTTTCTCGGTGATGATTGCGCCAGAGAGCAGCACGCCGAGCTGAATGCCCACCACGGTGAGCACCGGCAGCAGCGCGTTGCGCAGCGCGTGCTTGATCACGATGATCCGCGGCGCAAGGCCCTTGGCCCGCGCCGTGCGAAGGTAGTCCTGCGAGAGAGTCTCAAGCATCTGGGCGCGTACCATGCGCGAGAGAATGGCCGCCATCGCCGTGCCGAGGGTGAGCGCCGGCAGAATGATCGCCCCCCGTGCGTCGGCGCCCGAGACGGGTAGCCATCCCAGGTGGATGCTGAAGATGATGATGAGCAGCGGTCCCAGCCAGAACGAGGGCATCGAGATGCCGACGAGCGAGGCGGTCATGGCCGCCTGGTCGGCGAGCTTGCCTGCGCGAAGCGCCGCGATGGTTCCAAGCGGCAGTGAGATGAGTAGCGAGAATAAGATCGCCAGCAGCGCGAGCTGCGCCGTGGCGGGCCAGCGCTCGCCGATGAGTTCGGCAACCGGGCGGTCGTAGGCGATCGAGTGATGCAGGTCCCCGCGAAGCAGATCGCCCATGAAGTAGGCGTATTGCGCGGCGATGGGCTCATCCAGGTGGTGCTCGGCGCGCAGGCTCGCCAGCGAAGCGGTGCTCGCCTGCTCGCCCAGCAGAATCTCCTCGGGATCGCCGGGCAACAGGTGGATGAAGAAAAACACAATGGTCGCCACGGCCCAGGCAATGGGAATGGCATAGAGCAGGCGGCGCGCAAGGTAAGCCATCAGCGTGCCTCCTCAAGGTAGGCGCTCTCAAGCGCCCGGAAGCTTGCCAGCGTGTCGAGGGTAAAGCCCCCTACTCTATTGGAGACAATGGCCACGTTGCGCTCATGCCAGAGCGGCAGATACGGCAGGTCCTCGGCGAGGATGCGCTGGGCCTGCCGGTAAAGATCGGCGCGCTTTTCCTGGTCCATCTGCGTGCGGGCCTGCTCAAAGAGCCGGTCGACTTCGGGATTGCTGTAGCGCCCGCGATTGCGCCCGCCATTCTCCGGTGTCTGATCCGAGTGAAAGACCGAGAAATAGAAGTCGGGATCGGTCACGCCGATCCACGAGAGCGAGTAGAGCTGAAAGTTTCCGCGCTTGATCTGGTCGAAGAAGGTGCCCCACTCGTAGGACTGGATCTCGATCTCGATGCCGATCTGTGAGAGGCGTTGGCGTATCACTTCGATGTTGCGCAGGGCGTCCTTGTTCTGGGAAGTCTTGTAGAGGAGTTTGAGCCGCGGCCCCCCGCCGGCGGGCTCGGGATAGCCGGCCTCGTCGAGCAGCGCGCGGGCCTTCTCCGGGTCGTAGTCGTAGCGCGGCCCATCCTTGAGCTCCGCCCAGTGACCGTGCGGCAGGATGGCGTGCGCCAGATCGGCAAGCCCGCGCTTTCGATACTTCACCAGTTCCTCGCGGTCGATGCCGTGGGCGATGGCGCGGCGAACGCGCACGTCCCTGAGAACCGGGTCCTGCAGGTTGAATCCCACGTAGGTGAAGTTCGTTCCCGGCGTGGTCTGGATGGTGAGGTTCTTCTTCTTGCGAAGATAATCCACGTAGAGCGCCGAGACGTTGTTCATGGACAGGTCGATGTCGCCGTGCATGAGCGAGAGCACCCGCGTCGTCGGGTTGGGCACGTTGCGAAAGCGCACGGCAGGAAGCTGCGTCTTGCCGCGGAAGTAGTCTGCGTTGGGTTCGAGATCGATGAACGAAGGCGGCTGGCTTTTCACGAATTTTAGAAAGCCCGTCCCGACCGGCGCTGCTCGAAAGTCATGATCCGCGCGAATAAGTGCGCAGGGCAGGATCGGCAGGGTCATGGCGTCACGGAATGCGGCGATGGGCTCGCGAAGACGGATGCGCAGGTGGAGCGCGTCGATCACCTCGATGCCCTGGATGGGATCGAAGCTTGCGCGCACCGGCGAGTCACCCAGCGGGTCCATCACGCTGCGGTAGGTGCACAGCACGTCCGAGGCGCTCAGCGTGCTGCCGTCGTGAAAATGGACACCCTCTCGCACGGTGATCTCGAAGGTGCGCGGGTCGGGCTGGGTGAGGCTCTCGGCCAGATCGGGCTCGAAACCGCCGGTGCCGGCCGGACGCACGAGCCCGTTATAGAGCGTCTCAATCAGGTCGTAGGAATAGGCGTCGGTCGCAAGGCGCGGGTCGAGGTTGGTGGGAAAACTCTCCAGCGCGATCCGAAGCTGCGCTTCGTGGGTGCCCCCGGCGCTCTGGCAGCCCCAGAGCGCAAGCGCCAGTGCGCCGACCGCCAGAGCCAGCCGCGAGCGCAGAGATCGAGATTTTTCAGGAAAGCGCAATGTCGACCCGCCGAGCGGCCCTCACCGCCTCGTGTGAGCCAAAAGCCTAGCACAGCTTTCTTTCCTCTGCCCGGGCTTGTTGTAGACTCCCTGATGATGAGACGAATCCTCCTGCTCAGCATTGCGGCCCTGCTTCTTGGAGCCACCGGCGGCGCGGCCCAGACTCCCGCCGAGATCTGCCCGGGCTACTACGGCCCGCTCCCCCTGCAAAAACGCCTGGATCAGGCCATTGCCGCCAGTAAATACCTGCGCAAGGCCCGGTTCGGAATGCAGTTCGCCTCGGCGACCGAGGGGATTGTCCTCTATGAGAAGAATCCCGCGACAAAGCTCATCCCGGCCTCGGTGACCAAGGTGGTCACCGGCGCCGCCTCGCTCGAATATCTGGGCCAGGAATATTCCTTTCCGACTGATTTCTATGGGGAGCTCTCCGAGGACGGCACGCGGGTTACCGGGCCACTTTATGTCAAGGGCTCCGGCGATCCCTCGCTGGTTTCCGAGCGCCTCTACCTGATTGCCGAGACCCTGGCCGCACGTGGTATCAAGAAGGTCGAGGGCGGCCTGGTTATCGACGAGGGATTCTTCGATACCGAGCGCTTCAATCCCGACTGGAAGGTTGATTCCGACCGCTCCTACATCGCGGCGACCGGCGCGGTGTCTTCGAACTTCAATGCCATCACGATTGTCGTGCGGCCCGGCCAGAAAGCCGGCGACCCGGCCCGCGTGGTGCTCGAGCCGCAGGTGCGCTTCGTGACAATCGAGAACAATGCGCTCACCGGGGCGGCGGGCAGC from Chrysiogenia bacterium includes the following:
- a CDS encoding ABC transporter permease, coding for MARGSTGRGRASLWIGAVIVGVLALIALAAPWLSSYDPTMPDLAGELAGPGAAHLLGQDELGRDLWARLAMGSRVSLSIGLAVVFVSSLVGTLLGGLCGYRGGLWDSALMRVIDVLQAFPGILLAIALAYGLGPGYLNVVFALSVLGWVGYARLVRGQVLQIREEEFVQAARAVGVPDLQILIRHIYPNLLGPLAVQCTFGLAAAILSESSLAFLGLGVQGVPSWGAMLDGGTDFLLVAPHVAFFPGAALFATILAFNFLGDGLRDLLDVKGRA
- a CDS encoding ABC transporter permease, whose translation is MAYLARRLLYAIPIAWAVATIVFFFIHLLPGDPEEILLGEQASTASLASLRAEHHLDEPIAAQYAYFMGDLLRGDLHHSIAYDRPVAELIGERWPATAQLALLAILFSLLISLPLGTIAALRAGKLADQAAMTASLVGISMPSFWLGPLLIIIFSIHLGWLPVSGADARGAIILPALTLGTAMAAILSRMVRAQMLETLSQDYLRTARAKGLAPRIIVIKHALRNALLPVLTVVGIQLGVLLSGAIITEKIFSWPGLGSLLLQGISQRDYPVVQGCVLSISLIYVGVNLITDLLYGVLDPRIRLEGQ
- a CDS encoding ABC transporter substrate-binding protein; this translates as MRFPEKSRSLRSRLALAVGALALALWGCQSAGGTHEAQLRIALESFPTNLDPRLATDAYSYDLIETLYNGLVRPAGTGGFEPDLAESLTQPDPRTFEITVREGVHFHDGSTLSASDVLCTYRSVMDPLGDSPVRASFDPIQGIEVIDALHLRIRLREPIAAFRDAMTLPILPCALIRADHDFRAAPVGTGFLKFVKSQPPSFIDLEPNADYFRGKTQLPAVRFRNVPNPTTRVLSLMHGDIDLSMNNVSALYVDYLRKKKNLTIQTTPGTNFTYVGFNLQDPVLRDVRVRRAIAHGIDREELVKYRKRGLADLAHAILPHGHWAELKDGPRYDYDPEKARALLDEAGYPEPAGGGPRLKLLYKTSQNKDALRNIEVIRQRLSQIGIEIEIQSYEWGTFFDQIKRGNFQLYSLSWIGVTDPDFYFSVFHSDQTPENGGRNRGRYSNPEVDRLFEQARTQMDQEKRADLYRQAQRILAEDLPYLPLWHERNVAIVSNRVGGFTLDTLASFRALESAYLEEAR